The genomic segment GGCTGAAGAAGCCGAAGGGGTTTgtaacaccataggaagaacaaaaatatcaactaactaagccacccagagctcccagggactaaaccacccactgAAGAGTACACAGGGGAAGGGGACCCATGGATCCAGGTGCTTATGTAGCAGAAacttgtcttatctggcatcaataggagcggaggcccttgatcctatgttgcagcattttctccatccaatcacattagggcaatgaCAGGCCTGTGGTTGGACAGGGATAGAGAAGTGGAGCTAGtagttgaggagggaaaagggcaggagcaggaaggtaATGGagaatcatcatggaggcaggtgaagaTGACGATCCACAGATAGTTAAGGATCTTacaaggatagaataattgggtaaaacattgtctttatcatttggctctgaaattattgtattggcatcttgtaaattgtgatcttattgatatataaacctgattagataattaatccttaagagtcatgcttttacTGGGTACTAGGTGCTAGATACTGATTGTGGGGGATGTAGAGCATTTTatgtaagcaagatgatcttgcttgctgtgagaaaatagcaagagcccgcagaaacatagtgatgtggccagctGGTGCCAGCGGGCCAAGAGAGTTTATGGGGTGGTTTTCCTATTTAATATTTCTCTCAAcagtcctgtggaggctagatgtcctagtgtaggggaatgctaggtcagtgaggcaggagtgggttggtgggtaggggaacaccctcatagaagcagaggggatAGGGATTAGGGtagagggtttgcagaggagaaactgggaagggggataacatttgaaatataaataaataaaaaacactaataaaaaagaaaaagaaatgaagaaggctACAATCTACAGAACCACAGAGATTATCTATATAGTAATTGGCCAGGGAAATGGACTTAGAGTAGACAGACATGgatagaggaggaaagagggatcAGTCCAGGTTCTGATTTAGTCTTAGATTCAAGAGTAATGTGAAAGGTTTATGTACTCTGATACTCATTTCAATATTGATTAAGTTTATCAATTATTTACTGTTGTTGACAACAAGTAAAACACAAGTTCAGTACTATccataaaataagattttatttaataaaagttcACAATCCACAATTGGCACCCTTTcaagttctttgaaaatttatgtAGACACATGAAGAGTACTCACTATCTTTTCTGGCATTTCAAGGCTATGTAAGGtagcaatgtatttttaaattttggaatgTGGCATCTTGCCTATGGCTAAATTCGAAGAAAGGCAAATTGTGCCACTTAACAGAAAGAGAACTGCAGCTATAATGGCCAATGTCATGGCACTTCCTATCTTCTGAGTGTCTGGGTGGGAAGGCATATGGAAAGATGGTGGGAAAGCAACCCCCCATTTGCGCATGATGGCTATGTAATTGAGCAAAACAACAAGGtaaagaaagctgctaacaaTGATGTTCAGTATCCCTGAAAGGCTGAATGGATTGCAGGTGTCATTCCTCCGCACTCTTCCCATATACATATTTGAAAGAGCAATAATGGTGGTGATCTTCCCAAAAAGCCCAAGAAAGCTAGAAACCAGCAGCAAGTGCTGGTTTATTCGAATATACAATGGAACAAATGAGTCAGCATAGTTGTATTGGTGAcatactttgttgttgttggagttgCTGTCATTGTAGAAAACACAGGCTCTCCACATGCCTACAAAAGCTACTGTAGGCTTGAGTATCACAGGATCTTCATAGTGCCACACTTGCCACTGAGGGAGGCCTGTAGATATGCAGCAAAGTAGCCAGGCTACTGTGGTCAAAGCAAAACCTCCCATTTGGTGATGGCACATTTTCATTAACATGATGGTGACAGTAAATACTTGAGAACTGCAATGACATACAAGGTGAAGATGTTTACTTGGGACAAGGACATTATATTCAGGGTTATATTACTAGGAGGAAAATGTTATGTTTGAGAGAGTGGACCTTCAGCTGGAGGACTGCTTCTGTCAATGTGGAGTGAGAAGAGTCTAAGAAGGCTCCTGAGACAATATGTCCTAGCAAGTAGATAATCCAAATGATCTCTAAAATTTTTAGTTTTGCATTTTACATGAACTTCTGGAAATCATGCTGCCTTTGCTTCCTAATTGAAAGGCATGAGCTCCTATACCTGATCACTTGCATGATATTTTTGAGGGTCACCCATGGTTAGCAAGTATGAGAAATCTGACGTAGTGATGTTTCAGACATTGCCTGATCATTCATTATTCTTGGCCATTTGGATTAACTCTAACATTTCCCTGTTAAGAATGCCACCATATGAATGATCAATATATATGCAACTTTGTGTTTATATACTGCCATGTTATTTCTCTTGAGTAGATACTAAGTTATTCAACTGGGGAGGGATACAATGTCAAGTACATATAGTTTGTATTTTGGAATTTATAGAACTGTTTTACACCAGTTGTGTGATGTTACATACCCAGCAGCAAACCTGGAAGTTTTCAACTTCTTTACAAATTTATTCTCATTGGCTGTGTTCAATACAGCAGCACATCAATACTGAAAGATAGTAAATGAGTTGAAACTCATAAAGTAatagaaaattatattattatggTATATGCAATATACTATTTTATACTTTATCTTAAAGCAACCTGTTTTCCCAGAATATTTAAAGTATGTCAAATCCTATAAAATTGTGTGAACATGGGTAATGATCACCCTTAgccatttataaaatatacagaaactATAAGTGCATTCATAGTTTGGTAGTTAGTTTAGTTTGTCTACATGAAACAATGTAAAAATGATTAGGGAAGAGGCTCTCAACTGAAGACGTCTAGATTTGGTGGACCTATAGGACTGTCCACTAGGGATTATTTTGATAATGTTAATTGAATTAGGAAGAACTTCCGGGTGTGGGTAGCACCATCCTCTCAGAAGGGGATTATGAGCTGCATATGAATGTAGAAAGGTGCCTGAGTGCTAAAAGGAATGTATTAATACCTTTATCCCACTTCTGGATTGGGGGTATCATGTGCCTATATGTTTCAAGTTCTTTAAACCTTGACTTCTCCAGATTGATGGGTCTTTACCTGGAAATGTGAGCAAAATAAACACTTTATCTAAGAAATTGATGTTTTGTAGTATTTAATGccagaaacataaagaaaaattaacacacacaGCATAATTGTATGCACTCATCCATGTATGTATTTACTTCCATCTCTCAAAATATATTTGGTCTATATTAAATATGATAAATTTGTATCTCAGAATCAAGTTGGTCTACCTTTATTTTAGGTTAAAAATCTGTCACATTTTTTTGTCATTGACCttaattattttttgcttttttttctgtttgtttacattGGACAGGGTCTTAAAGTGTAAGTCAATCTTTTCTCCAATTTCCTATGTAGTCCAAATTTgtctcatacataaaataatcctGCCAGAGACTCCCTAAACTGGGGTTATTAGGAAGACCACTACACAGCTTTTGCAAGGATTGTTGCTATTTTTTTGTAGTGATAGTggttttactgtgtgtgtgtgtgtgtgtgtgtgtgtgtgtgtgtgtgttttgtttttgtgtttttaaatgtagatTACCAGGACTAGTGCATGTTAGTGAAATGTTCTACCAAAAATCTAAACCCCTATAATTAGAAGAGATTTTAATGGGATGCACTTTCAGGAATTCTCTACATGTGCATCCTTCTACGTACTCCCAAGAAGAAAATTTAAGGATCCATTATAAGTAAGGCCAAAGGGAACTCATGTTCCTGAAGTTAACAATCTACTGAATTTGGataatttacaattaaaaaaagaaacctcctCTTTTGTTCATCAATAAGTAGCATTGAGAGGCAACATGGGTTTAGCTTTTAATAATCCTTTGTTAGTACCATAGATTGCATTTGTAGAATGATTTGTAGGTGATAATTGTTAAAGATGGGCTCAGCAGAAGTCAATGTGTTTAACTATCTAAATGCATGCTCTAGTTGAGCAGAAGATAAAGAGACAGCCACATGAGGCCAAGAATTCTTAGTGAACATTCTCCCTCACTCAATCAAATGGAGGATATTAACTATTAGAAATAAAGAGAGTGGATAATCACCTCATGCCTGAGATATACTCTGAAATGAAAACTCAAATTACCATTTTCAGGTGCAGGCAAATTGTAGGTATAGATTAAAGTAAATGGAGACAGTTGGGCAAGTGAAGTCATCCAAAGGaatatttggaaaacattttggGGAGTGTCTAAGAGTCTTTATTAGTAATACTTTGAACAGTGGCAATAAGGTAGGGGTTTGTTAAAGATGGAAACCAGAAAATCATTATTATAGCCAGAGATTTTCTGCAAAGGACTTTATTGATAACTATAATTCTCTTTGACCTGATAATCATACATATGTCTTTTCTGTGTTGCTGTATATTAAAGTTGGGACATCATGCATGTTAGATAAAAGCACAATGCCATTGAAGTGTTATATTGACACAAGCTGTTGAAAGGTGAACAAAGTTGTCTTCATTCAAAGAGTAgtctatgtatgcatatttttttGCTAAGGTTGGTTTGCCTGATATGGGAAAAAAGCCTCATTGAATCAGCCTGAACATCATCAAAAATCATTCTGGAGTCAAAAATGCACCCGAAGTTGTGATACACTTGCTTCTGTCTGCACCTGGATACTATGATGTACTTATAAGAATAGTCACTTaggagaaaattaatattaatacttGAATTAAATTAATTAGCTGCCTGTGCTCTCCAGCATTTGGTAAGgcaaaggaatagaaaaaaatctccagccaggcagtggtggtgcatgcctttaatcccagcacttgggaggcagagacaggtggatttctgagattgaggcNNNNNNNNNNagaaagaaagaaagaaagaaagaaaaagaaaaggaaagaaaggaaaaaatcccCAATCAGAGAGATCACCTTAATTCACAACAGTTTCAAAATCATGCTCTGTTGCTCTGGGCCAGAACTTCTACTTACAATCCTAAATGAATCAATAGCTCCTTGTATGCCCTGGTACAGTCAGAGAGTTAGGAATGGAGTTACACAATTTCACTTGGTAATATAAAGGACAGTCCTGTGCTTGTGATGAAGATTAGAAGAGCCAGAACTGCTCAGAACACAGTACGATAAAGCATGATGAGCTCTATGTAAAGAGATATGGAGTTCACAAACATGCCTTCCACAAGTAGCACACtgataaaacagataaaaagcTGTAGAGGACagagttaaaaagtaaaaatgtaaaaattaaaaattcaagtaTGGCTTCTACTAAACACATTTACTCTTTCACATAATATTGGTTTTGGGTTATTTTTAAACACCATGTTGCAGTTGAAACATCATAAATCAGGTCTCTATTGGCTACCTTATAGCTATGACCACTATACCTCAGAGAAAAACTTAAGAGGAGTATGAACTATTTGCTCTATGTCACATGTTTAGATATTTTATACTACAGACTTTAATTCTTTGCTTTTCAGGCATGGAAAAAATAGAATATCTCTGTAATGGGAGCAGGTAGCAATGACTACTGACCTCATAGTAGAGAAAACTAAAAGACAGCTTAGAAACTAAAGATGGGGTGAAATCCTCAAAGGCTCACCCCTTGTTTTCTGCTTCCTTCAGGTACACACTACCTCTTTAAATCCtagtttaagatgaaataaatggaGGGTTGCCTCAGTGTAAGTCCTTGCCCAGTTAAACTTCcaattcttaaaagaaattaaatgcaaGCTTAAGCAGTAATGAAAACCATCATACAAACAACTAAAAGCATATGCAAATGTAATTGAAGGGGCCAGGATTCAGTTCTAAGAAACAGAATAACTTGACTGCTCAGTCATGTGGTTTTAGACTTAGAGTCAAGATGGAATAAGGAAAGTGTTTGTGGGGTCACCCACTGTGGTTAATGAAAGACACCAAGGCATGTTATATGGCCAGGAAGTCCCTGCATGTAGATCAAGAAAATGCCAGCATTTTGTCAAGCTATGAAAGTAAAGCCTGTCATACAATAGAGGCCCCCAAATGTTAGGCATGCAATATTCATGGGATACTTCCCAATAGGAGCTGCAGAAAAAGTGTGGAACAAAACTATGAGAAAAGCTATATTTGTacttaaattcattgtttttaatagctgagtagtactccattgtgtaaatatatcacattttctgtacccattcctctgttgaagggcatctgggttgttttcagcttctggttattataaataagcctgctatgaacatagtggagcatgtgtccttattacatgttggagcatcttctgNNNNNNNNNNNNNNNNNNNNNNNNNNNNNNNNNNNNNNNNNNNNNNNNNNNNNNNNNNNNNNNNNNNNNNNNNNNNNNNNNNNNNNNNNNNNNNNNNNNGTGCTATGGGttgttagctcactcaggatattttctacttctattcatttgcctaagaatttcatgaattcatttttaatagctgaatagtactccattgtgtaaatgtaccacattttctgtatccacttctctgttgaagaacatctgggctCCTGAGGGgttctaccagagcctgacaaatacagaggtggatgctctcagccagccattggactgagcgcggGGTCCCCGGTGGAGAAGCTAGAGAgggaacccaaggagctgagggagtttgcagTCCCATGGGAGGAACAGCAGTATGAACCagctagtaccctcggagctcccagggactagaccatcgactaaagagtacacatggaggacccatggctccagctgcatgtgtggcagaggatggccttgttggttgtcggtgggaggagaggcccttggtcctgtgaaggttctataccctagtgtaggggaatgccaggtccaggaggtgggagtgggtgggttggtgagcagggggagaaaggaagggatgaggggttttgggaggggaagccgggaaaggggataacgtttgaaatgtaaataaagaaaatacctaataaacaacaacaaaaaatcatgtggcaaatatattttcatttttatcccaATGATATTTCTCTTTTgctgatttattttgttgttcttgtttgggggagaggggttgtttctgggttttggTACAGGTAACTGGACCCAGAGCCTTGCTTATTTTAAGAATGCACTATACTGATATATGCCCCTAGACCCTAATTAACTTAATGTTTTTAACTCTAAGCCACAGTCTTTTACATTTCTTAGAATATAATTTTATCGTGTAGTTGGGCAGTCATTGGATAGTATCAGGAAAAGAAAACGGGTCATATTTTAGCATTTGTCatgaaaaattaattgaaaagcAAGCAGATTGTAAAATTTGAAGTGAGTCTAACAGAAAAACCTTTGCTTTATGGCAAATATCCTATGAATAAAAGCACATtttctaaccaaaaaaaaaaaaaaaactatgagaaAAGGAGTATATTGTAATCAGGGAAGAGTCATCTTTACCCTTTGCCACCAGACATAGAAAgacatgatttaaaatatttctgccagGTATTTTTGGTCTTTTATTTGTCAAAGACTTCCTCCCTTTATCTGATTTCTTCTGAATTGAAATGAAATATGTATATTGGAAGTGTCTGAAttgctttttcattttacatGGTATTTCTGTTAAGAGAATTGAGTATCAAGAGAAACTATAGACTTtaaaacagtgttgagactgtgatgGACTACAAGAACTTTTGAACCTGGATGGAAGACATTTTACATTATGATAGTGCTACAAATACTAGGAAGGCTAAGTCACAGAATGTAGTGGTTTAGATGAGAATTAGCTTTACAGGTTCATATGTATGAATAAATGCTTTGTTGCTAGTTAGTATAATACCTTGGGAAGGATAGTTGCCTTGTTGAAGACAATATGTCACTGTGATGAgttttgatgttttttaaaagctcatatattacacaggctctctctctctctctctctctctctctctctcagtatatgtgtatgtacctcTTTCTGCTTGCAATTGTGGACCAGATGTGAATTCTCAGTTATGTATTCATTACTTCCTGACATCCGATCATGAACTAACCCTTTAAAACTGTAAGTAAGCCTCTAATTAAATGCTTAGGTTCATAAGAGTGGTCTTGGTTATGATATCTTCACAGTAAATAAGATAGAAGGTATCTTAAATACCATGGGATGTCCCTGGGGGGTTCAACTCCACTGAGCTGAAAACCACACTGTTGGTTGCTAGGGATCAGAGCAAGGAGAAGTAAGAGGTGACATTCACTAAGAATAGAATTTAGTTAGAGAAGATTGAAAGTTGTGATGGTTTTATAACACACCAATGAATGTTCTTCCTGCTGTAGAATTATACACTTAAAATGGTTAATGGTGAATTTTGATATGAATAAATTTTTAACCTCATTATTCCAAGTATACAATAAAGATGTACAGAAGTTCTACTAACCATAGATGCTGTCTTCAAGTGAATTGTTGGTAGGTGATGTGATAAGGGAGTCAGTAAAAGATGCCAGTGGCACTGACAAGGAACAAGAAAATCTCACTTGTCCTTTGAGTCTACTTGTTGGCTTATGAGTGCCTGGCCTATTATTACTGGCCTACTTCACAGTTCTGAGAACTCCATTGACTCATCAGATTCTAATGTTCGCTGACATCACCTACCTATGTTCTTTCACTAATGCTTATAAATACTATGGGGGAGACTGAGGTATTGTCTGTGTtttttgttgaaaggttactttcttttCAACATTTGCAGTATTTGGTGGATTTATTAGTGGGATTTCCTGACTGATTCAGATCTGTCCACAGttgctttcccttttctccctttttgaAGAATAATATCTATTCCCTGTCATTGGAGGTGTAGTCTTTTAGAAAATTTATTGCAATATATAAATGCATTGTATGTTGGAAATATACGGCTTGCTATTTGTATTTGCATGGGGTTGTAGTTAGGAGGTTGCCTTGAGTATCAGGAGAAACTGTAGCTTTTCAGACTGTGAAGGACTACAGGGACTTTGGAAGCTAGATGGAATGCATTTGGCTTTAAGATATCACTACAAACTTTATGGGGACAATGGAATAGAGTATAGTGATGTGACTGAGAATAGCCAACATAGACTCGTGTGTAGAAGTGCTTTGCCCCAGTTAGTGGAGTAATAGATGTGGCATCAACACTCAAGGTAAGAGAGTGGTTAATTAGCAGCAATGTATACAAAGATCCACATGAATTGTATAGCCAATGAGGCTATAGGTGCAATGAAAGGTAGAGACTCCtaaaacacacttaaaaaatataatgagTAAACAATTGTAGTTTATAGTAGAGACTATTTTTAGAGAAATTCTGGACTACATTGAAATATACTGGAAAGTGATTTCCTGTATTGCTTATATTattcctatatgtatatattcctatatgtatatatatatgcacataggaATCTGTAGGAATATATATTGACACATATTCAAAATGTGTAactgtgggactggagagatggtttacaGACTAGGAGCATTTGCCGCTCTTCTATAGGATGCAATTTTAATTCAAAACACTCATGTTAACATGGCTTACAACTACCTATAATTTCTGCTTCAGGATACTCAAATCCCTTCTGTGGTCTCTGAAGGTATATCCACATAAATGTCATACACTTTcatcaatatacatatatacaaataaatttaaacatttagtGGTTAGAGGAATATTTTAGGGGTTaatagcatttgtttttcttccctatGATCTGATTTCAATTCCTAACATTCACTTGGCATCCCACAAATATCTTGTATCTCCATTTCAGGGGAATCCAATGTCCTGCTTTGGCCCTCAGTGGCATCTGGAGAAAGTGCCACATAGAAATGCATATAGTTAACAaaccaatacacataaatatatttttaaaagttaatcttttaaaattcatattaataTAATCCTGTTTTAGTTTTAGGAAAATGAATGTAGAAAATGATGTGAGGGCTGACAGATGTGATAGATTCAATACAAATATTCCTTCTTCTTTATCTTTGGGAATTTTGAAGCAGGCTCATAAATATAGCTTGAGGTTGTGATATTTCTTGCTCAACTGAAGAGGGCTATAAATTTAGACAGGTATCTGCCTGCCATTCTTAAACATCTGCTATAATCTAACATTTTATTGTGAAATTAATAACtgtgtcatttattttttaatgttctgtAATATATTGCTCTATATTTTAGTTATGAATACTGGATACcagtaagaataaaaaaataacactGACATGTGAATATTTACCCCATATTCACAATATTATATGCCAAGTACTGGCCTTAGCTCGGAAATGGGTTCTGAGAAAATGGGTATTTGAGAGCTGTGAAACAAATGACTCCAATTCAAATCATGAGTCTAAGTTGATAGCTTATGTTttgcttgagacagctttccagactgCTCTCTCTGTTTCATTCGAGACAGTTCTCCATGCAATTCtttcttgctattttaaaaactctCTGTATAGCTGATCTCTGTTGTGGATTGCTGTTTATATGTTCTGCTCCCTCAAGAGTGCCTGTACTCAGGTACAGTCAGGTGAAATCTTAATTGGTCAGATAAGGCTAGAGCTGTTATTGGGCAATGAAAGAAAAGGCAGAGTTGAAAGTTTTagtgaggaaaaagagagagattgagaagagagagtgggacagaagatggaagaagatgggagaaggagaagatggaGCTGACTCACATGGTCTGGAGAAACTCAAGTAGCTAGGGATTACATAGATGGGCCATTTAGTAATGTAGAGGACCTGTGCCCAATTTAGCTATGTAGCTTGCATTTATATTAATtgtgttttgtgttctttgtgtgGGTATTTGGGGGTTGAAGATTTACTGTTATAAATATGGTTGTTTATTAAAA from the Mastomys coucha isolate ucsf_1 chromosome X, UCSF_Mcou_1, whole genome shotgun sequence genome contains:
- the LOC116093288 gene encoding claudin-34-like, whose translation is MLMKMCHHQMGGFALTTVAWLLCCISTGLPQWQVWHYEDPVILKPTVAFVGMWRACVFYNDSNSNNNKVCHQYNYADSFVPLYIRINQHLLLVSSFLGLFGKITTIIALSNMYMGRVRRNDTCNPFSLSGILNIIVSSFLYLVVLLNYIAIMRKWGVAFPPSFHMPSHPDTQKIGSAMTLAIIAAVLFLLSGTICLSSNLAIGKMPHSKI